The genomic region CTTCACTGTGTTTGTCCTGGCTCTTCTTtgctgtgattggacagctggTGACAGTGATGAGCATTTTacccaacatttttcaactctcataTTTAATTGGAAAACAGATCACAGATCACAGATGGAGAAGAATGGGCACCAGCTGAACCAGCACCCTGCTAGGAACTGTACCAACATTCATCAGGAACTGAAATGTCCTTTGATCAGCGGTGTAGTTTAGGGTATACGGAGGTTAAcagggtatacccacttcttcttctggctgtttacactgtacccacctatcagccaaaatgCCATTGGAATATACAGGAGAGCAAACCGACTTCCACCTCGGTAACCTACCTCTCTGTCTAGAAGTACACTCACCTCGTCAACTACCTCTGCACCACTGCCTTTGATTCAccgaaacttggctaaatcctggacagcgcCACTCAACCAGGCAGCTCCTTTTCTATATGCTGATCCGAtggagcagaggactctgggagagaggaagagaaggtgaataaggactggtgtgactgTGGGCATGTGagctgctgtcctgttcctgctgtggatcactgctgtaCACCGTTCAGAGGTGACTGCGGTGCGGTGCTGTGGTGATCAGGAAGAGCAACCGTGCGGATTGTGTTGTTGAGGTctggatgtgtggacagttaaatcattcatCCACCAGAACTATCCGGAAACATGGAcgattataaagcagcagctgacAATGTAGGAAGTAGAAAAGGACTGAGCCACAGTGAACAGGTTCAAGGAGCTGATGGATCACATGGAGTCGCACCACATATTATTTCCATTTGACTAAatgtatgatgatgatgatgctgcaacaactactggatgaaTCGCTCTTAAATTTAGAGGATGAATCTTCTGGCAATCTGCGAATGTTGCCATGCCAACACGCTaaacttatttgtttttaacaggaCAGCAGCAGGACACAACTCCGCCATCACGTCCACCAGGTTTTTTACAATTCGTTGCCTCCCGTCTTTCAGGTCATACTGCATCGGCCGCTATATCACAAACACAATGTTGCTGGTGTTACAGGTGACTGTGTGACCCGTCAGATTCTGTGACCCAGCCAAGAAACTCATAACCCTGACCACTCAAAAGCTCACACAGCCCATCAGTGTATTGCTGGAGTCTGGTACCGGGTCACAGGATCTGACAGGTCTCAGGTTTCAGTGTCACACCTGTCAGCAGACACAGCGGTAGAGAGAAGCTCACTGTCTAAAAGCAGCAGGAGTCAGAGTTTACCTTGTGTGTTGTCACCTAAGAAATGTATTTGTCAGCAAAGATcgtcattgtttgttttgttttcctttgtaaATAACATTACTGATTGGCAGTTTTGGCCCCAAGATGTTAGCGTCTCGGGGCCTTGAGGCTCAGGGTGAGGTTAAAAATAAACACCTACAGATGATGAACATTATGTTTGCATCCCTGCTGTGTGAGCTGTGCTGCGGCTCTGACTACTGTCACCTCTGTAAAGgtaactgtaatgtgtgtgtatgtttttatcAGCTGTGGATCAAAATCCTCTCACTGACGTCTGTCACACACCGTTTTAGTTTTCATAGATTTAGATCCATTCAATGATGAAATATAATGTGGCTTCTGTTTTCCTGTATCCAGTTGGTCATTTAAGGGAAACCTGGATAAGAGACCacttaaaatgtgaaatatatcTGCTCTCTGTGTTAATCTGTTCTGTGTAACTCATCTAAGCACCCTGGGTTTGAATCTACTCCCTCCTCCACAGTCCAGCTGATGCAGGGGCAGAAAAACAATGGTGTGAAAAATGACCCAATGGTGGTTAAAACAGACTGGCCACATGTGTACTGGGTCAGCGAGGTCGGATACATGAACCAATGTTTGGGTTATTATTTATTACTCAgaggaagataaaaaaaacacaaaatgaaaaaaataaaataaaaatgaaatgataagGGACATTtgatttgaaacagatacagtttgaaatgacggcttGATGCATTATGTTATTACACTTTTTTACAATGACTTCAGCTCTAATTTCAGAACCTTGATATCTCTTTTCACAACTCCAGACACAAACTAATGatcaaaatgcacattttttcaaACGACTTTTCCAGTTGCTTGGATACTATACACATTAACCTAAGATCATTTGTTCATTTAACTAAAATCACCTGTTCAAAATGACACAACTTAACATCAAAGTATTACCATTTCAAAATGCAATTCACACATTACATGTGAGATGACTGTCTATTAATTTCATTACAATGATCTAACTATCAATGTATACAACTGCTCAAAATAATAAGTTAAACTTGCATTTCTCTTAACGCACAGTTTTATGGAAACTGCTGAACAATATTTACAGTAATGTTGAGTTACTGATGATTGATTTCACCTTGTGCTATGAGTATAAATGAGTGGGATCCATGACAGCACATGCGACTTCAGTAACATGGAGCCGGCAGgtgatcacaacagaagtcaagCAATGGGAAGAGGAAGACATTGTGGTCAAAGGATTGGCAGGGGTCACGTACCCCTTCTGAGGGGTGGTCGTGGGCCTCGTATGAGAGTTGTGGGGGAACGTGGTAGAGGACAAGGCCACAGACCAAGACAGCAACAGCAAAGAGTGTCCAATGAAATCCAGGCAATAGTTGTAGCCCATGTTGTAAATCATGGCATGACAATGACTGAGGCAGCGAGAATGATTCAACCAAACCTCAGAAGATCAGCTGTGATGTGGATGAGAACCTGTGACCAAATCGCAGTACAGTAATCAATCCTTTTTGGGATTgagtgatttttatttatttattgttttacatGCGTTTTATagtactgttgtttttttcttttttgtagccAATTATTTTTGCTTTGATTCAAAGGAATCTATGTTGTATTTCTTCAGTAAACTTCAGTTAACCATTTAGAGTGATGTAGTACCATAATGAAACGTCGTTCACATATTTTGAACTACAATATTTAATGATTGTTCAAAGTGATAAACAATGAAACTATCTGTATCTTGTGTGCGGGTGATCTAAATTAAGTTCATATGGTATTTCATGATACAATGCGTCATTTGAAACAGTGATTCTGCAGGTTTACGGTTTCTTTAAAGATATGGATGCACAATGCAATGTTTTGAGCACAGCCTGCGTTACAAGGGATGACCGTTTTGAGTTTTGTGTCTAGAGTTGTGAAAAATGACATCAAGGTTCTGAAATTAGTGCTAAAGGGATTGTAAAAAACTGTAGTACATGACTCATCAGATAATAACCCAGAGCCCACGTACCCTGAAACCAGGTTAGTGAGTTGAACCAGTATTTTTTAGCGTGTATCTCCATATCTGAGCACCGcttgtttattttgaagcaAGTGCCCCAAGGCTCGTCTCCTACTATGCAAATaattcacaaaaaacaaacatcctcCGGACCTGTTTTGTAAGAGCACAGTTGCTGCATTAGCGACAATGCCAACATGCTGATGTCTAGcaagtcaaatttatttttttctttttattcgtTATTCCACCTAAGTTTAGCGTGTTGGCATGGCAACATTCGCAGATTGCCAGAAGATTCATCCTCTAAATTTAAGAGCGAttcatccagtagttgttgcagcatcatcatcatcatacatTTAGTCAAATGGAAATAATATGTGGTGCGACTCCATGTGATCCATCAGCTCCTTGAACCTGTTCACTGTGGCTCAGTCCTTTTCTACTTCCTACATTGtcggctgctgctttataatcgTCCATGTTTCCGGATAGTTCTGGTGGatgaatgatttaactgtccacacatccagACCTCAACAACACAATCCGCACGGTTGCTCTTCCTGATCACCACAGCACCGCACCGCAGTCACCTCTGAACGGTGtacagcagtgatccacagcaggaacaggacagcagctCACATGCCCAcagtcacaccagtccttattcaccttctcttcctctctcccagagtcctctgctccaTCGGATCAGCATATAGAAAAGGAGCTGCCTGGTTGAGTGgcgctgtccaggatttagccaagtttcggTGAATCAAAGGCAGTGGTGCAGAGGTAGTTGACGAGGTGAGTGTACTTCTAGACAGAGAGGTAGGTTACCGAGGTGGAAGTCGGTTTGCTCTCCTGTATATTCCAATGGcattttggctgataggtgggtacagtgtaaacagccagaagaagaagtgggtataccctgTTAACCTCCGTATACCCTAAACTACACCGCTGATCAAAGGACATTTCAGTTCCTGATGAATGTTGGTACAGTTCCTAGCAGGGTGCTGGTTCAGCTGGTGCCCATTCTTCTCCATCTGTGATCTGTGATCTGTTTTCCAATTAAAtatgagagttgaaaaatgttgggtAAAACTCTCATCACTGTCAccagctgtccaatcacagcaAAGAAGAGCCAGGACAAACACAGTGAAGACCAACCATCACGGAGGACAaatacaagtgctgaacaacaacaacacctacaggaagtgctgagtttgaaatgacagcgtGATGCATTAAATGTAACAGGATTCAAACTAAAACCAGGATGATAAATGGTGTGGtgtgtttgagatgcagctggtagcctctgcagctgtgctgagtaaaggcccagacactatctgtgagtttgattcctttatatcctccattatgaagaaagaacattgtttgctagcttgactcagcgggttgataaagtgcctctgctgtttcctttttactctgtgtgctaacATCCCTACAGGAAGTATCtaaaaggctgggctgttgttgtcctacaatttccatggaaacagatcgctctgtgttcctattggtcaaagtgacggctgtgacgggagaagtcgtgGACGACAAAaggaaaatcaaacatgctagactttctgtcgggACATCATGAGGCGTCTCAGACGTGGCGTTGGTTGTCGTCTACTGTGACACACTACACCAGATGAAACCATGGATTATCATGTAAgacactcattgtcgttcacGATCTGAGCCGACACCGTACGACATGAGCTGTAATAAGGCTGATATCATGTAGTCTGAACCCGCCATTAGACATGTTTCCACCCAAAGTTTCTCTGGGTATTTTCTGTACCAGCTACATCagtcattttttctgtttttactatTTAAACTGCATGATTGGAGGAAGTCAGACACCCCTGCTTCAGTAATTGTTGCACATTTGACAATaaatgactttgacctttgaaacTGAGCTTCAGAAACACAGTCCAATGATCCAGTATTTATCCTGACGAAGACGAAGCGACTCGAGGAGCGACAGAAggtttcaaacacaaacaccagaCCTGTTGGTTAGAGCGTCGTGTTCCTCTGCCGCTCCCTGTTGATGGAAACATCTtgaacacacaataaaaaataagatgaaGAGCGGActttgaggcaaattgtgatttgtgatattgggctttataaataaaactgattgattgattgacttcaTGTCATATCTTTTAATCTCACCCTGGAAAtaccgccccccccccccttcttgCGTCACACCCTTCTGTGACGTCACACAGTGTcaacacaggaaacaaaggTGAGCAGCTGTGTAAGCAGTCTGTGTGTTtaacaccaaaaacaaacactgaaatataCAAGTAAATAAAGCCGTTCTCCTGGTGATCTCCagagtttttttaatttacctgTCGTACTATAAGTTTGAGGCACATGTTCTgaaacttttatattttatatctgTGGTGCCGAGACAGCcagggatttttgtttttttatctcagTAAGGTCTGCTAAAAGCAATAATtacttactttatttatttatatagcaaaACGAccaattattataattaattttaattgtcatttttattagGCCTGTTGGTATTCTTAAACTAGTGTAATGCTGCTaaggaagaaagagaaataaatcCTCCTGACatgttagtttagtttatttatttgcacatacacatATCGAAAAGACGGAAAAAGAAATTAGAAGTTAAACCATTGTGCAGCAGAGGTTCGGAGCTAAAATGGCTCATGAAAATACCTCCTCTGTGAAATATCAACAATcatgcataaaaacaaaaagataaaagCAAAGACTGCAGAATTGAACAAGAGATCCAGACCaagaaattaaagtaaattaacagaaatgtacaatttatatatatatatatatatatatatgtatacatatacatatatatatatatatatgtatatgtgtaaatTAAAGTATAAGCCAAAAGTCATTAGAAAAGAACCAATTAAGtgtaaagtccagttcagaccaaagattcacgaccaGGCAAGTTGAAACAAAAACTACTGTCAACACTCTATTCTGTAAAGTTGGTGattaacaggaagtgaccaccgtgagacggcgtatcatctctagtcaacgactctctgtgcttctgatctgtaacatcgacaggaagtgaccaccgtgagacggcgtatcatctctagtcaacgactctctgtgcttctcctctgtaacgtcgacaggaagtgaccaccgtgAGACGGCGTTTTTTATCCAAACACAGtcgtctctgtctcctctccgtCTGACTCTTCTGTAACTTACCGATATATAAACCCATCCTCtccactccacctcccagtaacaGCGACCAGTCAGACCAGTCCGACAAATCAGCTGAGGCCAGTAGTCAAACCTATCCGGATGATCAGGATACGCCTGGATCTGTTTCACGAGCATCACCTTCCTGTTGTTGTCCGACAGTGTGAGAAATCTGTTCACTGTGTTGGTGTCCAGAGCCAGTTCACAGACGTCTGATGGAGAGAAAATCATCTGCTGATTTATTCACATCTTaatcaacaaaaagaaaatcattcaAACTGATGATGTTTGACAATCCTTTACATGGAATTCAGTTTATCAGGTaataacaacattaatgacTGATTATTAGGCCTAACCCCGACTGAGACTGTTCCTAGTGGACcgacagtcctcatcagggtccatcagtagaccagcagtcctcatcagggtcctcatcagggtccatcagtggaccagcagtcctcatcagggtccatcagtggaccgacagtcctcatcagggtccatcagtggaccagcagtcctcatcagggtccatcagtggaccagcagtcctcatcagggtccatcagNNNNNNNNNNNNNNNNNNNNNNNNNNNNNNNNNNNNNNNNNNNNNNNNNNNNNNNNNNNNNNNNNNNNNNNNNNNNNNNNNNNNNNNNNNNNNNNNNNNNNNNNNNNNNNNNNNNNNNNNNNNNNNNNNNNNNNNNNNNNNNNNNNNNNNNNNNNNNNNNNNNNNNNNNNNNNNNNNNNNNNNNNNNNNNNNNNNNNNNNNNNNNNNNNNNNNNNNNNNNNNNNNNNNNNNNNNNNNNNNNNNNNNNNNNNNNNNNNNNNNNNNNNNNNNNNNNNNNNNNNNNNNNNNNNNNNNNNNNNNNNNNNNNNNNNNNNNNNNNNNNNNNNNNNNNNNNNNNNNNNNNNNNNNNNNNNNNNNNNNNNNNNNNNNNNNNNNNNNNNNNNNNNNNNNNNNNNNNNNNNNNNNNNNNNNNNNNNNNNNNNNNNNNNNNNNNNNNNNNNNNNNNNNNNNNNNNNNNNNNNNNNNNNNNNNNNNNNNNNNNNNNNNNNNNNNNNNNNNNNNNNNNNNNNNNNNNNNNNNNNNNNNNNNNNNNNNNNNNNNNNNNNNNNNNNNNNNNNNNNNNNNNNNNNNNNNNNNNNNNNNNNNNNNNNNNNNNNNNNNNNNNNNNNNNNNNNNNNNNNNNNNNNNNNNNNNNNNNNNNNNNNNNNNNNNNNNNNNNNNNNNNNNNNNNNNNNNNNNNNNNNNNNNNNNNNNNNNNNNNNNNNNNNNNNNNNNNNNNNNNNNNNNNNNNNNNNNNNNNNNNNNNNNNNNNNNNNNNNNNNNNNNNNNNNNNNNNNNNNNNNNNNNNNNNNNNNNNNNNNNNNNNNNNNNNNNNNNNNNNNNNNNNNNNNNNNNNNNNNNNNNNNNNNNNNNNNNNNNNNNNNNNNNNNNNNNNNNNNNNNNNNNNNNNNNNNNNNNNNNNNNNNNNNNNNNNNNNNNNNNNNNNNNNNNNNNNNNNNNNNNNNNNNNNNNNNNNNNNNNNNNNNNNNNNNNNNNNNNNNNNNNNNNNNNNNNNNNNNNNNNNNNNNNNNNNNNNNNNNNNNNNNNNNNNNNNNNNNNNNNNNNNNNNNNNNNNNNNNNNNNNNNNNNNNNNNNNNNNNNNNNNNNNNNNNNNNNNNNNNNNNNNNNNNNNNNNNNNNNNNNNNNNNNNNNNNNNNNNNNNNNNNNNNNNNNNNNNNNNNNNNNNNNNNNNNNNNNNNNNNNNNNNNNNNNNNNNNNNNNNNNNNNNNNNNNNNNNNNNNNNNNNNNNNNNNNNNNNNNNNNNNNNNNNNNNNNNNNNNNNNNNNNNNNNNNNNNNNNNNNNNNNNNNNNNNNNNNNNNNNNNNNNNNNNNNNNNNNNNNNNNNNNNNNNNNNNNNNNNNNNNNNNNNNNNNNNNNNNNNNNNNNNNNNNNNNNNNNNNNNNNNNNNNNNNNNNNNagtttcattccgttgttccgagttgatctgaagacttttccaatcctcttagtgactttttctttgttaaaaacgattagcgacaaatctagcatctttttctggtgttattggagactgtactcgtgtttggagactctgacttctgtcgctctgcagctactgtccccaacgagcagcgggtgctgctgtaAGCCGctccaccgtcccaaagcactcacaggcggtcacactagcctcgtGCAGCAGCCTCAGGTAGCGAgtgagctagctagcaagctgcACAtagaatttacgtataaataaacggacacattttatgatgtaggccaaaaatgagcttcccctccttgaaagaccagcagccgccactgaaGTGCACGTAGTgcaacttacagggtaatccagggacagacacaaaatttgaggtagccaacaacctgcttttatacatccaatgaacttctataaaaaataaaatgaaccgtttggcaaccagaccaggcctctaactGAGACTTTATTTGTCAGAATGTGTGGCCACACCAGGCTGGTAAatggactgggtgtttaattggaGTTTTATGGTatattaaattgaaaacagtacaaagacaaaatatttaatgttcaaagggatgaactttgttttttgtaaatattcaCTCATTCTAAGTTTGATGCTACAACACGTTCCAAAAATCTTGGGACAGgagcaacaaaagactgggaaAGATGTGGGATGATCAAAAACACCAGTTTGAATCATTCCACAGGTCGACTGGGAACAGGTGATCATGTATCATGACAGAAGGAAGTGTCCTCAAAAGGCTCAGCTGGACGACACGAAGTTCACCACTTTGATAAAAACTGTGAGGacaaacagtccaacagtttAAGATTTCACACCTACATCCCATAATATCAAAAGATAAatggaggtgcatcatgggtaacttcacATCTTTGATGGGATGTGGGAGGGGTGGGCAATATATCAAATACACTCAATGTATCACGACATGTTCCCCGTAACGatggagcaccactgtgacTATTAGgtcacattttgtgaccatggagcaccactgcaacttttgaGTCACAtcttgtgaccatggagcaccactgtaactactgagtcacattttgtgaccatggaacACCACTGtaactactgagtcacattttgtgaccatggaacaccactgcaacttttgaGTCACAtcttgtgaccatggagcaccactgtaactactgagtcacatcttgtgaccatggagcaccactgtaactactgagtcacatcttgtgaccatggagcaccactgtaactactgagtcacatcttgtgaccatggagcaccactgtaactactgagtcacatcttgtgaccatggagcaccactgtaactactgagtcacatcttgtgaccatggagcaccactgtaactactgagtcacatcttgtgaccatggagcaccactgtaactactgagtcacatcttgtgaccatggagcaccactgtaactactgagtcacatcttgtgaccatggagcaccactgtaactactgagtcacatcttgtgaccatggagcaccactgtaactactgagtcacatcttgtgaccatggagcaccactgtaactactgagtcacatcttgtgaccatggagcaccactgtaactactgagtcacatcttgtgaccatggagcaccactgtaactactgagtcacatcttgtgaccatggagcaccactgtaactactgagtcacatcttgtgaccatggagcaccactgtaactactgagtcacatcttgtgaccatggagcaccactgtaactactgagtcacatcttgtgaccatggagcaccactgtaactactgagtcacatcttgtgaccatggagcaccactgcaacttttgagtcacatttattttgtgaccatggagcaccactgtaACTTTTGAGTCGCAtttattttgtgaccatggagcaccaccgTGTTAGTTAGTGccctcagttcccaaacactgaAGTGTTGGTAAAGAAGANCCACTGTAACTACTGAGTCACAtcttgtgaccatggagcaccactgcaacttttgagtcacatttattttgtgaccatggagcaccactgtaACTTTTGAGTCGCAtttattttgtgaccatggagcaccaccgTGTTAGTTAGTGccctcagttcccaaacactgaAGTGTTGGTAAAGAAgaggtgatgtcacacagtgacaggaaacagacCCCTGTCACTACATTATTACAACCTGCTGCAGAATGAGTGGAGATTTActtaaaacaataaagtttattggtttaaataaataaatatcttgtCTCTGAACTGTCTTTAATTgaatgcagatgaaaaaatactgcagatcattgcattctgtttttatctttttacagTGTTGCAACATTTTTGGAGTTGGGGTTGTAATATTCTCGTGTAACATGAGCAGCTGAGTCTAATGAATGACACTTACACTTCCTCACACCAGGCGTCAGTCTCTGTGGTCCACCATGGTCCAACCTGCAGGACCAAACAAAGTCAGAATCAGCTTCACACACCTTCACTCATGTTAAACATGAGGTCATCAGAGGAACAATGTGGGAGCTGctgatgttttatatttactgtCATCGACACTGTTCATTAGAGCctgaaacatgtcagtttgCTGATTATGTTAAGGCCAACACTGTCCCAGTGTCCGTTTATTAGGCAggagaaatgtatttaatacaTGTCTAACATTAATAATTTAACTAGACTGTTAACTGCTGGTGCTGCCATCAATGCAAACCCAGCAACATTTGGTCTGACGACAGTTCGCCTCTGGGGGTAAGGGGCCGATATTTAAGGCTGATCTGGTGCAGCCAGCGGATATTCGAGCCAGGACTTCTGGTCATTTTGGCGGATCTTTATAAACATACATATGGTAGAGTGAAAAGTGAATGTAAAGCTTACCCATCATCAGgtgatagccgatgggttcagAGGCTGCATGTTTGCCCTCCGCCTCTCCACACATACTGTTTACCTGCTgttcaaacgtgattggtcagttCTACTCTGACCACAAATGAATGGAACCCAGAACATTTCAGATATCAGAATCTCGTCCCTACAGATTCTGGATACATATGTGTAATCTGTTAGATTACAGattatttctgctgctgctgtatattaatattatatgaCCGTGTCTGTGCAGAGACTTTCATTTGTAAAGTAATTTAATCTGTCAGATTAATGTGATGTGGTAAAAAGTACAACATGAACCTCTGAGATGAAGCAAAGTACAAATATAAAGTGACGAAACATGGACATACTGCAGTACATGAAGCTGAGAGATGTCATTGTGTAACATGGTTTCTGTccagcagtgaaaatgtttgagacactgggacagagacagaaatgtgTCTCATGTGGAGGACTTACTGAAAGTTTGTTTTTGATATCAAAAGTGAAAACCAAGGTCGAATGTCGTGGTGACTGTTTGGAGAAGAACGGCTGATTAATAGAGCTGAGATCTC from Epinephelus moara isolate mb chromosome 18, YSFRI_EMoa_1.0, whole genome shotgun sequence harbors:
- the LOC126404976 gene encoding neoverrucotoxin subunit alpha-like — protein: MRTLMRTAGLLMDPDEDCRSTRNSLSRDVCELALDTNTVNRFLTLSDNNRKVMLVKQIQAYPDHPDRFDYWPQLICRTGLTGRCYWEVEWRGWVYISVSYRRVRRRGDRDDCVWIKNAVSRWSLPVDVTEEKHRESLTRDDTPSHGGHFLSMLQIRSTESR